Below is a genomic region from Catenuloplanes atrovinosus.
GCGCCAGTTCGCCGACCAGACCACCCCGGTCTGCGGCATGTACGTCGCCGACCAGTCCCTCCACTGGGCCTGCCTGCTGGTCTCCGCGCTCCTGATGGCGCGTCTCTAGATCCACACCTGGTGTCTCCCGCGTCCCGCGGGAGCCGGCCGCACGAGCCGTGCCGGGTGACGAAAGGCCCGGGGCGGAGCGGTGGCTCCACCCCGGGCCACCCAACCCCGGGAACGACTGTCAGATGAAGGCCTGGAGCAGGACGACGACGGCGAAGACCACGATGAAGGAGAGGTCGATGCCGACCGCGCCCAGGCGGACCGGAGGCAGGATGCGGCGGACCGGGGCGAGGACGGGCTCGGTGACCGCGTGCACGACGCGGGTGGCGCGGTCGCGGAACGAGCCGGGCATCGACGGGCCGGCCAGCACCGTGCTCCAGTCGAGCAGGGCGCGGGCGATGAGCAGGAACTGGAACAGCAGCAGGACCGTGCTGATCAGGGCGAGCATGGTGACCTCCCGGGTACGTCACCCAAGAGTGCGGCACCTTCCTGAGTGCCGCCTGTGAGCGGCTCAGCCCCAGTTGTACGTGTGCCGCAGCACGC
It encodes:
- a CDS encoding YggT family protein; translated protein: MLALISTVLLLFQFLLIARALLDWSTVLAGPSMPGSFRDRATRVVHAVTEPVLAPVRRILPPVRLGAVGIDLSFIVVFAVVVLLQAFI